One window of Neptuniibacter halophilus genomic DNA carries:
- a CDS encoding L-threonylcarbamoyladenylate synthase, which yields MNVNLTPDWWHINQSVRAIRRGGVIAYPTEAVWGLGCDPFNEDAVSHLLAIKRRPMHKGLVLVAADLQQIDFLLQDLSDDEYTKVTANWPGPYTWILPDKRGLIPHWIKGKHDAVAVRVSAHKQVKRLTEAYGSFIVSTSANPAAHDPAKDSLRVKTYFGEKLDYLLPGELGDLAQPTQIRDLKSDRLVRA from the coding sequence GTGAATGTTAATCTGACTCCCGACTGGTGGCATATCAACCAGTCCGTTAGAGCGATACGCCGTGGTGGGGTGATCGCCTATCCTACTGAAGCTGTTTGGGGCCTGGGTTGCGATCCGTTTAATGAGGATGCGGTCTCTCATCTGCTTGCGATTAAGCGCCGTCCTATGCATAAAGGTCTGGTTCTGGTAGCCGCAGATTTACAGCAGATCGATTTCCTGCTTCAGGATCTGAGTGATGATGAATATACCAAAGTGACTGCTAACTGGCCGGGGCCTTATACCTGGATTTTACCCGATAAGCGCGGATTGATTCCGCACTGGATCAAGGGTAAGCATGATGCAGTGGCTGTGAGAGTGAGTGCTCACAAACAGGTGAAAAGGCTGACTGAAGCATACGGATCATTCATTGTTTCTACTTCAGCCAACCCGGCTGCACACGATCCGGCAAAGGATTCATTGAGAGTGAAGACTTACTTCGGAGAAAAGCTCGATTATCTTCTTCCCGGTGAGCTGGGAGATCTGGCTCAGCCGACCCAGATTCGTGATTTAAAATCAGACCGGCTTGTCCGGGCCTGA
- a CDS encoding LysM peptidoglycan-binding domain-containing protein yields the protein MKKLLCGLFALMMVVITPVQAETRKDNLLLRDDHPEEYVVVKGDTLWHISGRFLQSPWKWPEVWGINPQVDNPHLIYPGDVIYLTWVDGKPRLGVRRDSGIYPRARVSPLEDAIPAIPLRDIISFLNDNRVLSEDLLKEAPYVLGGQSERIIAGAGDRIYARGTLLEDQKRQGIYRAANEYVDPDTEEFLGYEMLKIAEADVAAKSDDVITLDVRKSNKEVRVLDRVVPTEEVRIESVFYPKASPEGVTGQVLSVLGGVRDGGQFNVVALNRGSREGLETGHVFAIYRRGEVVKDPVTKELVTLPQERSGELMIFKVFEKVSYGLIMQSRDVVSIGDEIREP from the coding sequence ATGAAAAAATTGTTATGCGGTTTGTTCGCCTTGATGATGGTCGTCATTACGCCTGTTCAGGCGGAAACGCGGAAGGATAATCTTCTCCTCCGGGACGATCACCCCGAAGAGTATGTAGTGGTGAAGGGAGATACGCTGTGGCATATCTCCGGACGATTCCTTCAGAGCCCCTGGAAGTGGCCTGAAGTCTGGGGAATCAACCCTCAGGTCGACAACCCCCATCTGATTTACCCGGGTGATGTCATCTACCTGACCTGGGTTGATGGCAAACCGCGTCTGGGTGTTCGTCGTGACAGCGGCATTTATCCGCGTGCCCGTGTCAGCCCTCTGGAAGATGCAATCCCTGCAATCCCGCTGCGTGACATCATCAGTTTCCTTAACGACAACCGGGTTCTCTCTGAAGATCTGCTGAAAGAGGCACCTTATGTTCTGGGTGGCCAGAGCGAGCGGATCATTGCCGGTGCCGGCGACCGTATCTACGCCCGCGGCACTCTGCTTGAGGATCAGAAGCGTCAGGGCATTTACCGTGCCGCGAATGAATATGTCGATCCGGATACCGAAGAGTTTCTTGGCTATGAGATGCTGAAGATTGCGGAAGCTGACGTAGCGGCGAAAAGCGATGATGTGATTACGCTGGATGTTCGCAAATCAAATAAAGAGGTGCGGGTACTGGATCGGGTCGTGCCGACCGAAGAGGTCCGGATTGAGTCAGTCTTCTACCCTAAGGCTTCCCCTGAAGGGGTGACCGGCCAGGTGCTTTCGGTACTGGGTGGTGTGCGTGACGGAGGCCAGTTCAACGTGGTAGCGCTGAACCGCGGTAGCCGTGAAGGGCTGGAAACCGGGCATGTCTTTGCGATCTACCGCCGCGGCGAGGTGGTGAAGGATCCGGTAACGAAAGAGCTGGTAACCCTGCCGCAGGAGCGATCCGGTGAGCTGATGATCTTTAAAGTGTTTGAGAAAGTCAGTTACGGTCTGATCATGCAGAGCCGGGATGTGGTCTCTATCGGCGATGAGATACGCGAACCATAA
- the fmt gene encoding methionyl-tRNA formyltransferase — MSDSPLRIVFAGTPDFAAESLRALLDSEHQVIAVYTQPDKKGKRKNQLAPRPVKDLALAHDIPVHQPHSLKDEAEQQVLANLEADIMVVVAYGILLPKAVLDTPRLGCINVHGSLLPRWRGAAPVERAMLAGDTETGVTIMQMDEGLDTGAMLHKVYTPVSTSDTAASLFSRLAEIGAEALITTLKQLQLGSARAEAQDDSLATYAHKLDKQEGVIDWNAPASEIDLKIRALSPRVAVTFKLGEETVKLLAAEPVQQQGTPGELLPADKRSIIVACGEGALRITQLQLPGKKPMDAAAVLNSKREQFAPGLSLG, encoded by the coding sequence ATGTCAGACAGCCCACTCCGTATCGTCTTTGCCGGCACCCCTGATTTTGCCGCAGAAAGCCTGCGCGCACTGCTGGATTCAGAGCATCAGGTTATTGCGGTCTACACCCAGCCGGACAAGAAGGGCAAACGCAAGAATCAACTGGCTCCGCGCCCGGTGAAAGACCTGGCACTGGCCCATGACATCCCGGTCCACCAGCCACACAGTCTGAAAGACGAAGCCGAACAGCAAGTACTTGCTAACCTCGAAGCCGACATTATGGTGGTGGTTGCCTATGGCATACTCCTGCCCAAGGCGGTATTGGATACCCCCCGGCTGGGCTGTATCAATGTTCATGGCTCTCTGCTGCCCCGCTGGCGTGGCGCTGCTCCGGTAGAACGGGCTATGCTCGCCGGCGATACCGAAACCGGCGTCACCATCATGCAGATGGATGAGGGCCTCGACACCGGTGCCATGCTGCATAAAGTCTATACGCCTGTCAGCACCAGCGATACAGCAGCCAGCCTGTTCAGCCGACTGGCCGAAATCGGCGCAGAGGCACTGATCACCACCCTGAAACAGCTTCAGCTTGGCAGCGCCAGAGCCGAAGCTCAGGACGACAGCCTCGCTACCTACGCGCACAAACTGGATAAACAGGAAGGCGTGATTGACTGGAACGCCCCGGCCAGCGAGATCGATCTGAAGATCCGGGCACTCAGCCCCAGAGTTGCCGTCACCTTTAAGCTGGGCGAAGAGACGGTCAAGCTTCTGGCTGCCGAGCCAGTGCAGCAGCAGGGCACACCCGGCGAATTGTTACCGGCTGACAAACGCTCGATTATCGTCGCCTGCGGGGAGGGCGCGTTGCGGATTACCCAACTGCAACTACCCGGCAAAAAACCAATGGACGCAGCCGCTGTACTTAATTCCAAGCGGGAGCAGTTCGCACCAGGACTGAGTTTAGGCTAA
- the rsmB gene encoding 16S rRNA (cytosine(967)-C(5))-methyltransferase RsmB: MTTNVRALASQVLTPLLKNKGSLNTQMAALERRCPEKDRGLLRELCYGTMRYHPQLNAILKRLQNHPFKYRDIDIKAVALIGLYQLIHTRVPSHAAINESVDACKKLDKAPAGKLINALLRRFQREREAIEADLEQELSYRFNHPEWMIAKLQNNWPDHWQQIINANNLQAPLTLRINALRTDRESYLTQLNVVTEAEPTRFSPQGIRLSQSLNVETLPGYRVGAFSVQDEAAQLSAGLLDLQPGQRVLDACAAPGGKLCHILEAGKGLSQVDAVELEEKRAERITENLSRLGLKANLHIADAATQTWWDGQAYDRILLDAPCSATGVIRRNPDIKYLRQGEDIHQLSQLQADILQNCWAMLKPGGKLLYATCSIFPQENERLIKRFMTQTEDARHLPINAEWGIEREYGRQLFPQENGHDGFYYALLEKVAQA; the protein is encoded by the coding sequence ATGACAACCAATGTTCGCGCCCTGGCCAGCCAGGTACTCACCCCGCTACTGAAAAACAAGGGCTCCCTGAATACCCAGATGGCGGCACTGGAACGACGCTGCCCGGAGAAGGACCGGGGCCTGTTGCGGGAACTCTGCTACGGCACCATGCGCTACCACCCGCAGCTCAATGCGATCCTTAAACGGCTGCAGAATCATCCCTTTAAATACCGGGATATCGATATTAAAGCCGTCGCTCTGATCGGCTTGTACCAGTTGATTCATACCCGGGTGCCGTCCCACGCAGCTATTAACGAAAGCGTAGACGCCTGTAAAAAACTCGATAAGGCTCCGGCCGGAAAACTCATTAACGCCCTTTTACGGCGCTTTCAGCGCGAACGGGAGGCGATTGAAGCCGATCTGGAGCAGGAACTCAGCTACCGCTTTAATCATCCTGAATGGATGATCGCAAAGCTGCAAAATAACTGGCCTGATCACTGGCAGCAGATTATTAACGCGAACAATCTTCAGGCGCCACTGACCCTGCGTATTAACGCCCTGCGCACCGACCGGGAAAGCTATCTTACACAACTGAATGTGGTAACAGAGGCCGAGCCAACCCGTTTCAGCCCGCAGGGTATCCGCCTGTCACAATCCCTGAATGTCGAAACACTGCCGGGCTACCGTGTCGGTGCTTTCAGCGTACAGGATGAGGCGGCCCAGCTCAGTGCCGGACTCCTTGACCTTCAACCCGGCCAACGGGTACTGGATGCCTGCGCGGCTCCCGGAGGCAAGCTCTGCCATATTCTTGAAGCCGGGAAAGGCCTGAGTCAGGTAGACGCGGTTGAGCTTGAAGAGAAACGAGCAGAGCGGATAACCGAAAACCTGAGCCGGCTCGGCCTTAAAGCCAACCTGCATATCGCTGATGCCGCCACCCAGACATGGTGGGACGGACAAGCCTATGACCGAATCCTGCTGGACGCTCCCTGTTCCGCTACCGGTGTTATTCGTCGCAACCCGGATATAAAATACCTGCGCCAGGGTGAAGATATTCATCAATTGTCCCAGCTACAGGCAGATATCCTGCAAAATTGCTGGGCAATGCTGAAACCAGGCGGCAAACTGCTTTATGCTACCTGTTCTATTTTCCCGCAGGAAAATGAGCGACTTATCAAACGCTTTATGACACAAACAGAGGATGCCCGACACCTGCCTATCAACGCGGAGTGGGGTATTGAAAGAGAATATGGCCGGCAGCTTTTCCCTCAGGAAAACGGCCATGATGGT
- the def gene encoding peptide deformylase: MAKLTILEYPDPRLRTIAEPVAEVTDELRNQIDDMFETMYAAPGIGLAATQVNIHKRVVTIDISEEQNEPLVLINPEFEVLDDEQEKYQEGCLSVPGFYEDVSRPQKIRLKALDYNGEAYEMVAEGLLAVCIQHELDHLNGKLFVDYLSMLKRNRIKGKLEKAHKLQEKRA, from the coding sequence ATGGCAAAACTGACCATCCTTGAGTATCCCGATCCCCGTTTACGGACCATCGCCGAACCTGTCGCTGAGGTGACCGACGAACTGCGTAATCAGATCGACGATATGTTCGAGACAATGTACGCAGCACCCGGTATCGGCCTGGCAGCAACACAGGTGAATATTCACAAGCGTGTAGTGACTATCGATATTTCAGAAGAGCAGAACGAACCTCTGGTCCTGATCAACCCGGAATTTGAAGTGCTGGATGATGAGCAGGAGAAATATCAGGAAGGCTGCCTCTCTGTTCCCGGCTTCTACGAAGACGTCAGCCGACCGCAGAAGATTCGCCTGAAAGCGCTCGACTACAACGGCGAAGCCTATGAAATGGTCGCCGAAGGCCTGCTCGCGGTTTGCATCCAGCATGAACTGGATCACCTCAATGGCAAACTGTTTGTTGATTACCTGTCCATGCTCAAGCGTAACCGCATCAAGGGCAAACTGGAAAAAGCCCATAAACTGCAGGAAAAGCGTGCCTGA
- the dprA gene encoding DNA-processing protein DprA has translation MSGDPKEWIAVAALPGLGAASVKRLWDLGWTPGRLLGGSELDWQRLGLKSSTINALQQYHAGASRSQVAAQVNQALTWLDNTADASILPLTHPEYPTLLKQIHDPPVILFVRGGLTALSLPQIAIVGSRSASAAGLRQAAEFARYLAENGLSTCSGLALGIDAAAHQACVAQQAPTIAVLGTGLDRPYPQRNLKLAEQILANGGCWVSELFPGSAPRAAHFPRRNRIISGMSLGVLVVEAALRSGSLITARQAMEQGREVFAIPGSIHNPLSKGCHQLLREGALLVESATDIIQPLAPMLGYLAENVTGPAPEPDITASLTPAQQAVLAWLGYESLTLDQLSTSSGLDVEELSVCLTELELLGIIAHAGGVYQRC, from the coding sequence ATGTCTGGCGATCCAAAGGAGTGGATCGCCGTTGCTGCCCTCCCCGGTCTGGGAGCGGCTTCTGTCAAACGTCTATGGGATCTGGGCTGGACGCCCGGCAGGTTGTTAGGCGGCTCAGAGCTCGACTGGCAACGGCTCGGTCTTAAATCCTCAACCATCAATGCCTTGCAGCAGTATCATGCAGGTGCTTCCCGAAGTCAGGTGGCTGCTCAAGTTAATCAGGCACTTACGTGGCTGGATAACACCGCTGATGCATCCATACTCCCCCTGACCCACCCTGAATACCCCACTCTTCTGAAGCAGATTCATGATCCCCCCGTTATCCTGTTTGTCAGAGGTGGCCTGACAGCGTTATCACTGCCGCAGATTGCCATTGTCGGCAGCAGGAGCGCTTCTGCGGCTGGTTTGCGTCAGGCGGCGGAGTTTGCCCGTTATCTGGCCGAAAATGGGCTGAGCACCTGCTCAGGGCTTGCTTTGGGGATCGATGCTGCGGCTCATCAGGCCTGCGTGGCACAGCAGGCGCCGACCATCGCCGTACTGGGCACCGGCCTGGATCGTCCCTATCCGCAACGTAATCTGAAGCTGGCAGAACAGATTCTGGCAAATGGTGGATGCTGGGTGAGTGAGCTGTTTCCCGGTTCAGCGCCGCGGGCCGCTCATTTCCCGCGCCGTAACCGGATCATCAGCGGTATGAGTCTGGGGGTGCTGGTGGTCGAAGCCGCTCTCAGGAGCGGGTCTCTGATCACCGCCCGACAGGCAATGGAACAGGGACGGGAGGTATTTGCCATTCCCGGTTCAATTCACAACCCGCTGAGCAAAGGGTGTCATCAGTTACTCCGTGAAGGTGCGCTGCTGGTGGAGAGTGCCACCGACATCATTCAGCCGCTGGCACCGATGCTGGGATATCTGGCCGAAAACGTCACCGGGCCTGCGCCGGAGCCCGATATAACAGCATCATTGACGCCAGCGCAGCAGGCAGTGCTGGCGTGGTTAGGTTATGAATCTCTGACACTGGATCAGCTAAGCACGAGTAGTGGGCTGGATGTGGAAGAGTTGAGTGTTTGCCTGACTGAACTGGAGTTGCTGGGGATTATCGCGCACGCCGGCGGCGTATATCAGCGTTGTTAA